Proteins from a genomic interval of Pseudomonadota bacterium:
- a CDS encoding flagellar hook-basal body complex protein, which produces MGISSSLYSSISGLNTMGNSMSVIGDNVANVNTIAFKSSRATFQDVLSQSVSTASGSAQVGRGVTLSTVDGLFAQGSFESSSNPTDMAIGGQGFFMIREPGNAEADNYTRAGEFRFDQEGYLINPSAYFVQGWQLDATTGERTGTIGDINISKSTPPVATDRVEVIVNIDSREDNENTELRLYDAWDGTNVAAVNPTDPISSTNYEYTTSVKIYDSIGASHDLTVYFDRTTVDNQWEYLVTCDPSEDFRYLNTSDQTIYAPDTTYNFQNHKGAGALQYGVINFSTSGDILQIDAFNVPPDGEVDPAQTINRVVLNQTDRYYAFDVNFTGDLANDSIEINFGARYSGQTTNLSQVIVSDSGVYDSVLTTDFITSETTWNSVFDASGNQVEPGDVFSMAGYLPDGTAVAAWNYTVPSGAAYGTTKVQNFLTAVGTNFGCTASIDAFGRLRLEDTGGGNSALAVTTFTFTESAVLPATVGGMSNPFGAQINITTSKEQILSSDRALTTALGVPPVITAATDWGSVYTSGGVGPVAANNTMIFTGAQPDGTVVAATFTVNATDSPNNTVQDLLDWLETNFNAEAAIDYAGRLVLTDRESGSASYNSQLAIASIAGTAPAVFGAGAFAGIAADVSGEDGSHAGDVVTTNFDSEALASTQYANASTTVFQDQDGYASGFLQSVSVDTDGVITGQYSNGQVLKRAQVALATFNNLAGLFKEGGNIFTETTESGAPVTGAPGTNGLGSIAPNALEQSNVDIGTEFVKLITTQRGFQANSKIISTTDEMLADLINIKR; this is translated from the coding sequence ATGGGTATTTCCAGTTCGTTATATTCAAGCATCAGCGGATTGAATACCATGGGGAATTCAATGTCGGTCATCGGCGACAACGTGGCCAACGTCAATACCATCGCGTTCAAATCGAGCCGGGCCACTTTTCAGGATGTATTGTCGCAGTCGGTATCGACCGCATCCGGTTCGGCCCAGGTCGGCCGTGGTGTTACCTTGAGTACGGTTGACGGTCTGTTCGCCCAGGGATCGTTCGAGAGTTCCTCGAACCCGACCGATATGGCGATCGGCGGCCAGGGCTTTTTCATGATCCGGGAACCGGGCAACGCCGAAGCGGACAACTATACCCGGGCCGGCGAGTTCCGTTTCGATCAGGAAGGATACCTGATCAACCCTTCCGCCTACTTTGTCCAGGGCTGGCAGCTTGATGCGACAACCGGCGAGCGGACAGGGACCATCGGCGACATCAACATCAGCAAAAGCACTCCGCCGGTTGCAACCGACCGGGTCGAGGTCATCGTCAACATCGATTCCCGCGAGGACAATGAAAATACCGAGCTCAGGCTCTATGACGCCTGGGACGGCACCAACGTGGCGGCCGTCAACCCGACCGACCCGATCTCGTCCACCAACTACGAGTACACCACCTCGGTCAAGATCTACGACTCGATCGGCGCGAGCCACGACCTGACCGTCTACTTCGACCGGACGACCGTCGACAACCAGTGGGAATATCTGGTTACCTGTGATCCTTCGGAGGATTTCCGCTATCTTAACACGAGCGATCAGACGATCTATGCCCCGGACACCACCTACAATTTTCAGAATCATAAAGGGGCTGGCGCCTTGCAGTACGGGGTGATCAACTTCAGCACCTCCGGCGATATTCTGCAGATTGATGCCTTTAACGTTCCGCCCGACGGCGAGGTTGACCCGGCGCAGACCATAAACCGGGTGGTCCTGAACCAGACCGACCGCTACTATGCCTTTGATGTGAATTTCACCGGCGATCTCGCTAACGATTCCATCGAGATCAATTTCGGGGCCCGCTATTCCGGGCAGACCACCAATCTTTCCCAGGTGATTGTAAGCGATTCCGGGGTCTACGACAGCGTGCTGACCACCGATTTCATCACCTCGGAAACCACCTGGAACTCGGTGTTTGACGCTAGCGGCAACCAGGTGGAGCCGGGGGACGTGTTCTCCATGGCCGGGTATCTTCCCGACGGGACGGCGGTTGCTGCCTGGAACTACACGGTGCCCTCAGGAGCCGCATACGGGACAACAAAAGTCCAGAACTTTCTGACCGCGGTCGGCACCAACTTCGGCTGCACGGCGAGTATCGATGCCTTCGGTCGGCTCAGGCTGGAAGACACCGGTGGCGGCAACAGCGCGCTCGCCGTGACAACTTTCACCTTCACCGAATCGGCGGTACTGCCGGCCACGGTCGGCGGCATGAGCAATCCGTTCGGAGCGCAGATCAACATCACCACCTCCAAGGAGCAGATCCTCTCCAGCGATCGGGCCCTGACCACGGCCCTTGGTGTCCCGCCGGTCATTACGGCGGCCACCGACTGGGGCAGCGTGTATACGAGTGGTGGCGTAGGGCCGGTGGCCGCGAACAATACCATGATCTTTACCGGCGCCCAGCCGGACGGCACCGTGGTGGCGGCAACATTCACGGTCAACGCCACCGACTCGCCCAATAATACGGTGCAGGACCTGCTGGACTGGCTGGAAACCAATTTCAATGCCGAAGCCGCCATTGATTATGCCGGGCGTCTGGTTCTTACCGACCGGGAATCCGGATCGGCCAGTTACAACAGCCAGCTCGCGATCGCCTCCATAGCGGGCACTGCGCCGGCGGTATTCGGGGCGGGAGCTTTCGCCGGTATCGCTGCCGATGTCAGCGGGGAGGACGGCAGCCATGCGGGGGACGTGGTCACCACCAATTTCGACAGCGAGGCGCTCGCCTCCACCCAGTACGCCAATGCCTCGACCACCGTTTTCCAGGACCAGGATGGCTACGCCTCCGGGTTCCTGCAGTCGGTTTCGGTCGATACCGACGGGGTGATCACCGGCCAGTATTCCAACGGCCAGGTTCTGAAACGGGCCCAGGTGGCGCTGGCCACCTTCAATAACCTGGCCGGGCTCTTTAAAGAAGGGGGCAATATCTTCACCGAAACCACTGAATCCGGCGCCCCGGTCACCGGCGCTCCGGGAACGAACGGTCTCGGGTCGATTGCCCCCAACGCCCTGGAGCAGTCAAACGTTGATATCGGCACCGAATTCGTCAAGCTGATCACCACCCAGCGAGGCTTTCAGGCGAACTCGAAAATCATCTCCACCACCGATGAAATGCTCGCGGACCTGATCAATATCAAGCGGTAG
- a CDS encoding AAA family ATPase, producing the protein MPKVIAMAGKGGVGKTTLSALLLKYLTEKGHTPVLAVDADSNANLNELLAMEVGLTIGEIRKELKSELPPNMTRDQFMEMKVHQSIVEAKGFDLMAMGQPDGPGCYCAANQYLAMTMDHLAENYKYILVDNEAGMEHLSRMNLRNIDHLLVISDPSARGIMTAGRISDLTGPLGMEVKHKCLIVNRVPSPASPELLAKINETVTASNLPLGGLVPASDELVNQEIIGGSYLELGDDLPVIRAAYGIFDSFIK; encoded by the coding sequence ATGCCCAAAGTAATCGCCATGGCAGGCAAGGGAGGCGTCGGCAAAACGACCCTCTCCGCCTTGCTCCTCAAATACCTTACGGAAAAAGGACACACCCCGGTCCTGGCGGTGGACGCCGACTCCAATGCCAATCTCAACGAACTCCTGGCCATGGAGGTGGGACTCACCATCGGCGAGATCAGAAAGGAGCTGAAGAGCGAACTGCCGCCCAATATGACCCGGGACCAGTTCATGGAGATGAAGGTCCACCAGTCGATTGTCGAAGCGAAAGGGTTTGACCTGATGGCCATGGGCCAGCCGGACGGCCCGGGCTGCTATTGCGCCGCCAACCAGTACCTGGCCATGACCATGGACCATCTGGCGGAAAACTACAAATACATCCTGGTCGACAATGAGGCCGGCATGGAACACTTAAGCCGAATGAATTTGCGGAACATCGATCATCTGCTGGTGATTTCCGACCCTTCGGCCCGGGGCATCATGACCGCCGGCAGAATTTCCGACCTGACCGGACCTTTAGGCATGGAAGTGAAACATAAATGTCTGATCGTGAACCGGGTCCCGTCCCCGGCCTCCCCGGAACTCCTGGCCAAGATCAACGAGACGGTGACCGCAAGCAACCTTCCCCTCGGCGGGCTCGTCCCGGCCAGCGACGAACTGGTCAATCAGGAGATCATCGGCGGCTCCTACCTGGAACTGGGTGATGACCTTCCGGTGATCAGAGCGGCCTATGGGATTTTTGATTCGTTTATAAAATGA
- the ileS gene encoding isoleucine--tRNA ligase produces MDYRATLNLPQTSFKMKANLSQREPEFLKKWEKEGLYEKVQAATAGRPVYILHDGPPYANGHLHMGHALNKILKDIILRARRMSGYHCPFVPGWDCHGLPIELNVDKELGDKKKEISKLAFRKACRTYAGKWIKTQKAEFQRLGVLGDWKNPYLTINYSYEAATAREFNTFLASGAVVRSKKPVHWCPSCQTALAEAEVEYENHTSDSIYVKFEISGDPGDYLPELAGRKVSVVIWTTTPWTLPANLAVALHPDFTYAAVETGGEVWIMAEGLVEKVFSELESEGHKVLATFSGQKLEGCKCRHPFLDRFSPVVLADYVTLETGTGCVHTAPGHGREDYITGTRYGLEVLSPVDSGGNFTAEAGPYLGMNIREANPVICRDLEASGHLVRHSRMKHSYPHCWRCKKPVIFRATEQWFISMEMNDLRERALAAIREVKWIPHWGMDRIYGMVETRPDWCLSRQRAWGVPITAILCKGCGEIQNNEEVNRRIDQLFRKEGADAWFSHELADFLGQGATCAKCGGAEFEKEEDILDVWFDSGTSHAAVLEEREELSSPADLYLEGSDQHRGWFQSSLLASVGTRQRPPYRGVLTHGFVVDENGRKMSKSVGNVIAPGEIIEKNGAEILRLWVASEDYRDDIKISDNIINQLSDAYRKVRNTIRYLLGNISDFDPAANRVAYGDLPEIDQWALSQLEQLKKRVAGAYDSFEFHVVFHSLLNFCTVTMSALYLDIIKDRLYTDGTDSRGRRSAQTVLYEIADTVVRLMAPVLTFTAAEVWEHLPADPAREEDPALAKFPAACEKWLRGDLDRKWERLIRVRGEFTRALELARQEKVIGHPLEAELKIAVSGELGAFLEENWQILHTISIVSELNRVDEPPANGIVSEEFPELTILVSPAAGQKCERCWTRSTTVGADEVHPLICNRCLQVVSAL; encoded by the coding sequence ATGGATTACCGGGCAACGCTCAATCTGCCCCAGACCAGTTTCAAGATGAAGGCCAATCTTTCCCAGCGGGAGCCTGAATTCCTGAAAAAATGGGAGAAGGAAGGGCTTTATGAAAAGGTCCAGGCGGCAACCGCCGGAAGGCCGGTCTATATCCTCCACGACGGGCCTCCCTATGCCAATGGCCACCTGCACATGGGCCATGCCCTGAACAAGATCCTGAAAGACATCATCCTGCGCGCGAGGAGGATGTCCGGTTATCATTGCCCCTTTGTCCCCGGGTGGGACTGTCATGGACTGCCGATTGAACTGAATGTGGACAAGGAGCTTGGCGACAAGAAAAAAGAGATCAGCAAACTTGCCTTTCGCAAGGCCTGCCGCACCTATGCCGGAAAATGGATCAAAACCCAGAAGGCGGAGTTTCAGCGGTTGGGGGTGCTAGGCGATTGGAAGAATCCCTACCTGACCATCAACTATTCCTACGAGGCGGCGACCGCCCGGGAATTCAATACTTTTCTGGCCAGTGGCGCCGTGGTCCGCAGCAAGAAACCGGTTCACTGGTGTCCGTCGTGCCAGACTGCGCTGGCGGAGGCTGAAGTCGAGTATGAAAATCATACCTCCGATTCGATCTATGTGAAATTCGAGATTTCGGGTGATCCCGGTGATTATCTGCCGGAACTTGCCGGGCGGAAGGTCTCGGTGGTGATCTGGACCACGACCCCGTGGACCCTGCCCGCCAATCTCGCGGTCGCCTTGCATCCCGATTTTACCTATGCAGCGGTCGAGACAGGAGGTGAGGTCTGGATCATGGCCGAGGGGCTGGTTGAAAAGGTCTTCAGCGAACTTGAAAGCGAGGGGCACAAGGTACTCGCCACCTTTTCCGGCCAGAAGCTTGAAGGGTGCAAATGCCGTCACCCGTTTCTCGATCGATTCTCCCCGGTGGTCCTTGCCGACTATGTGACCCTTGAAACCGGAACCGGCTGCGTGCATACCGCTCCGGGGCATGGCCGTGAGGACTATATCACCGGCACCCGCTACGGGCTTGAGGTGCTTTCCCCGGTCGACAGCGGCGGCAATTTCACCGCCGAGGCAGGCCCGTATCTGGGGATGAATATCCGGGAGGCGAACCCGGTGATCTGCAGAGACCTTGAGGCAAGCGGTCATCTGGTCAGACACAGCCGGATGAAACACAGCTATCCCCACTGCTGGCGCTGTAAGAAACCGGTGATCTTCCGGGCGACCGAACAGTGGTTCATCTCGATGGAAATGAACGATCTCCGCGAGCGGGCCCTTGCCGCCATCCGGGAAGTAAAATGGATCCCCCACTGGGGAATGGACAGGATCTACGGGATGGTCGAGACCCGTCCCGACTGGTGTCTGTCGCGGCAGCGGGCCTGGGGGGTGCCGATCACCGCCATCCTCTGCAAAGGATGCGGCGAGATCCAGAACAATGAAGAAGTTAACCGCCGGATCGATCAGCTCTTCCGCAAGGAGGGCGCCGATGCGTGGTTTTCCCACGAGCTTGCGGATTTCCTGGGTCAGGGGGCAACCTGCGCGAAATGCGGCGGCGCCGAGTTTGAGAAAGAAGAGGATATCCTTGATGTCTGGTTTGATTCCGGCACCAGCCATGCGGCGGTCCTGGAAGAACGGGAAGAGCTTTCTTCCCCGGCCGATCTTTATCTCGAAGGCAGCGATCAGCACCGGGGCTGGTTTCAGAGTTCCCTGCTCGCCTCGGTTGGGACCAGGCAGCGGCCACCCTATCGCGGGGTGCTGACCCACGGCTTCGTGGTCGATGAAAACGGGCGCAAGATGTCGAAGAGCGTCGGTAATGTAATCGCTCCGGGAGAAATCATCGAAAAAAACGGGGCCGAGATCCTCCGGCTCTGGGTTGCCTCGGAAGACTATCGGGATGATATCAAGATCTCCGACAATATCATCAATCAGCTCTCCGATGCTTATCGAAAAGTGCGGAATACCATCCGCTACCTGCTGGGCAATATCAGCGATTTTGATCCGGCCGCGAACCGGGTCGCCTATGGGGACCTGCCTGAAATCGATCAATGGGCCCTGTCCCAGCTTGAACAATTGAAAAAACGGGTCGCCGGTGCGTATGACTCTTTCGAATTTCACGTGGTATTCCACAGTCTCCTCAATTTCTGTACCGTGACCATGAGTGCCCTGTATCTCGATATTATCAAGGACCGGCTGTACACGGATGGGACCGATTCCCGGGGCAGGAGATCGGCCCAGACCGTCCTTTACGAGATTGCGGATACGGTGGTGCGGCTGATGGCGCCGGTCCTTACCTTTACCGCAGCTGAAGTCTGGGAGCATCTGCCCGCTGATCCTGCCCGCGAGGAGGACCCTGCGCTGGCGAAATTCCCTGCAGCATGCGAGAAATGGCTGCGTGGTGATCTGGACCGGAAATGGGAAAGGTTGATCAGGGTCAGAGGCGAGTTTACCAGGGCGCTGGAACTGGCCCGACAAGAAAAGGTGATCGGCCATCCCCTTGAGGCTGAGCTGAAGATTGCGGTTTCAGGTGAGCTTGGAGCTTTTCTGGAGGAAAACTGGCAGATTCTTCACACCATCAGCATTGTATCGGAACTGAACCGGGTGGATGAACCACCGGCAAATGGCATTGTTTCCGAGGAATTCCCGGAATTGACCATCCTGGTATCACCGGCTGCCGGGCAGAAATGCGAGCGTTGCTGGACCAGGTCGACAACCGTTGGCGCAGACGAGGTCCATCCCCTGATCTGCAACCGCTGTCTGCAGGTGGTCAGCGCATTATGA
- the lspA gene encoding signal peptidase II, which produces MSIRTPLYPLAIAAAVVIIDQLSKLWIMTAFRPFEIKPVIPGLFNLIFITNTGAAFGMLAGEQTLWRQLFFGTVAVIALVVLVYAFRQYRDRGILYVTGIGLVAGGAVGNLIDRVRFGHVVDFLDFFIGRYHWPAFNAADSAITIGVGLFLLATLGDDQEETSK; this is translated from the coding sequence ATGAGTATCCGGACACCTCTCTATCCGCTGGCGATAGCTGCCGCCGTGGTGATCATCGACCAGCTCAGCAAGCTGTGGATCATGACCGCGTTCCGGCCCTTTGAGATCAAACCGGTGATTCCCGGCCTGTTCAATCTGATCTTCATCACCAATACCGGAGCGGCTTTCGGGATGCTGGCCGGAGAGCAGACTCTCTGGCGGCAGCTTTTTTTCGGGACGGTTGCGGTCATTGCCCTGGTGGTTCTCGTATACGCCTTCCGGCAATATCGTGACCGGGGGATTCTGTATGTTACCGGAATAGGTTTGGTGGCCGGCGGTGCGGTGGGGAATCTGATCGACCGCGTTCGGTTCGGTCATGTGGTTGATTTTCTCGATTTCTTTATCGGCAGATATCACTGGCCGGCCTTCAATGCTGCCGATTCGGCGATCACCATCGGAGTCGGTCTTTTTCTGCTGGCAACCCTTGGTGACGATCAGGAAGAAACAAGTAAATAG
- the fabD gene encoding ACP S-malonyltransferase, with product MNNNKKIAFLFPGQGSQYVGMGEEFLAADDEARSLIDKADAISGYPIRKLCLEGPMEELTRTAHLQPAITVQNLMALRGLTRAGINPDYVAGHSLGEYAALCAAGVISEDDTLRLVTERGRLMEREAEQNPGGMHAVLGLQIDEVLGIVAAVSDRGVLTAANHNSEQQIVLSGELSALSAAAEIVAEKGGKAIPLKVSGAWHSALVSGAIEDFSAFMGGVSFSSPAIPLLFNVTAGEENEPQKIKEIMARQIASTVRWYEIMNGLLSRGVGTFIEVGPKNVLTGLARKILPRDHDCRLIQIDSPEKIEACRRELS from the coding sequence ATGAATAATAACAAGAAGATAGCTTTTCTGTTTCCCGGGCAGGGGTCCCAGTATGTCGGCATGGGTGAGGAGTTTCTGGCGGCTGACGATGAGGCTCGGAGCCTGATTGACAAGGCTGATGCGATCAGCGGCTATCCGATCAGGAAACTCTGCCTTGAAGGGCCGATGGAGGAGCTGACCAGAACCGCGCATCTGCAGCCCGCGATCACCGTTCAGAATCTGATGGCCCTGCGCGGGCTTACCCGGGCGGGAATTAATCCTGATTATGTTGCCGGTCACAGCCTTGGAGAATATGCAGCCCTCTGCGCGGCGGGGGTGATCAGTGAGGATGATACCCTGAGGCTGGTCACCGAGAGGGGCCGGCTGATGGAGCGCGAGGCCGAGCAGAATCCCGGCGGGATGCATGCGGTCCTAGGTTTGCAGATTGATGAGGTTCTGGGCATTGTCGCTGCGGTCAGTGACCGGGGAGTTCTCACCGCCGCCAATCACAACTCCGAGCAGCAGATTGTCCTGTCCGGCGAGCTTTCCGCCCTGAGCGCAGCCGCTGAGATTGTGGCGGAAAAGGGAGGCAAGGCCATCCCCCTGAAGGTCAGCGGCGCCTGGCATAGCGCTCTGGTCAGCGGGGCGATTGAGGATTTCTCTGCATTCATGGGGGGGGTCAGTTTCAGTTCCCCGGCAATCCCTCTTCTTTTCAACGTGACTGCCGGTGAGGAAAATGAGCCGCAGAAGATCAAAGAGATCATGGCCAGGCAGATCGCCTCGACCGTTCGCTGGTATGAGATTATGAACGGGCTGCTCTCCCGCGGGGTTGGAACCTTTATTGAAGTCGGTCCGAAAAACGTTCTGACCGGACTTGCCAGGAAAATCCTGCCCCGGGACCATGACTGCAGGCTGATCCAGATTGACAGCCCCGAAAAGATCGAGGCGTGCCGCCGGGAATTGTCCTGA